A region of Micromonospora chokoriensis DNA encodes the following proteins:
- a CDS encoding ABC transporter permease encodes MAGSSVETPLGVTDPAGAARGYRASATMPFTAEFRRQASRRRTQLALGFMVLLPLIILIAFQFDSGDDDNGRNEFSSLVELATSGGLNFTLFSIFVSASFLLVVVVALFCGDTVASEASWGSLRYLLAVPVPRARLLTVKLVVALAYSGLALLLLAGTALLVGTLRYGWSPLRSTVAAELEPTEGLLRLLAVLGYLAVVLLVVAGLAFLLSVTTDAALGAVGGAVLLWILSSILDQITALGAVRDFLPTHFSTAWLGLLSTPVQTDDVVRGSVSAISYATLFWGLAFWRFTRKDITS; translated from the coding sequence ATGGCAGGCTCTTCCGTCGAGACGCCGCTGGGCGTCACCGACCCGGCCGGCGCGGCCCGCGGTTACCGGGCGTCGGCCACCATGCCCTTCACGGCGGAGTTCCGGCGGCAGGCGTCCCGGCGGCGTACCCAGTTGGCGCTCGGCTTCATGGTGCTCCTGCCGCTGATCATCCTGATCGCCTTCCAGTTCGACTCCGGCGACGACGACAACGGCCGCAACGAGTTCTCCAGCCTGGTCGAGTTGGCCACCTCGGGCGGCCTCAACTTCACCCTGTTCTCGATCTTCGTGTCGGCGTCGTTCCTGCTGGTGGTCGTCGTCGCGCTGTTCTGCGGGGACACGGTGGCCAGCGAGGCGAGCTGGGGCAGCCTGCGCTACCTGCTGGCGGTCCCGGTGCCCCGGGCCCGGTTGCTGACGGTGAAGCTGGTGGTCGCGCTCGCGTACTCGGGGCTGGCCCTGCTGTTGTTGGCCGGCACCGCGTTGCTGGTCGGCACCCTGCGGTACGGCTGGTCGCCGCTGCGCAGCACCGTCGCCGCCGAACTGGAACCGACCGAGGGGCTGCTCCGGTTGCTGGCGGTGCTCGGCTACCTGGCCGTCGTACTCCTGGTGGTGGCCGGGCTGGCGTTCCTGCTGTCGGTGACCACCGACGCCGCGTTGGGCGCGGTGGGTGGGGCGGTGCTGCTGTGGATCCTGTCCAGCATCCTGGACCAGATCACCGCCCTGGGCGCGGTACGCGACTTCCTGCCCACCCACTTCAGCACCGCCTGGCTGGGATTGCTGTCGACCCCGGTGCAGACCGACGACGTGGTCCGGGGCAGCGTCTCGGCGATCAGCTACGCGACGTTGTTCTGGGGGTTGGCGTTCTGGCGCTTCACCCGCAAGGACATCACGTCGTAG
- a CDS encoding DUF4232 domain-containing protein, translating to MISSLTTPRRRAGAAVAGVLLLTACTPGDHRGQGGDPTGPPPAVRSPTPSAGVEPLAVCPASGVQIRSTGSDAAMGLRALGLELVNCGDRPYQLNGYPILHLFDEQREPVMLRVVNGAKEITSGFDQPPRPVTLAPAERATAVVLWRNLVTDSTVVATNGRYLTVTPAAGQPAADVDPDGPVDLGNTGRIGVSAWKKADPATPVPTRPARPPAPSAVPSSVSPPDGRL from the coding sequence ATGATCTCCAGCCTTACGACACCTCGACGACGGGCCGGCGCAGCGGTCGCGGGGGTTCTTCTGCTCACCGCCTGCACCCCCGGTGACCATCGCGGCCAGGGCGGAGATCCGACGGGCCCGCCGCCGGCCGTGCGGAGCCCCACCCCGTCGGCCGGCGTCGAACCACTGGCGGTGTGTCCGGCCTCCGGCGTGCAGATCCGGTCCACCGGGTCGGACGCCGCGATGGGCCTACGCGCCCTCGGCCTTGAGCTGGTGAACTGCGGCGACCGCCCGTACCAGCTCAACGGGTACCCGATCCTGCACCTGTTCGACGAACAGCGCGAGCCGGTCATGCTGCGCGTGGTCAACGGCGCCAAGGAGATCACCTCGGGCTTCGACCAGCCGCCCCGGCCGGTCACCCTCGCCCCCGCCGAACGGGCCACCGCCGTGGTGCTCTGGCGCAACCTCGTCACCGATTCGACAGTGGTCGCCACGAACGGGAGGTACCTGACCGTGACACCCGCTGCCGGGCAACCGGCCGCCGACGTCGACCCGGACGGGCCGGTCGACCTCGGCAACACCGGCCGGATCGGCGTCAGCGCCTGGAAGAAGGCCGACCCGGCCACGCCGGTGCCGACGCGTCCAGCCCGGCCTCCGGCACCGAGCGCGGTGCCGTCGTCGGTGAGCCCGCCGGACGGTCGACTCTGA
- a CDS encoding DoxX family protein codes for MNVTRLGGPTLSLFRIVIGLLFALHGLTSVFGLFGGNPMTGQAVPVGTWPGWWAALIQLVCGALVLVGLFTRPAALLASGSMAYAYFVVHQPDHLLPLQNGGELSALFCWSFLLVAALGAGPWALDSLLFRRRTDAPPSSVAEPSPVSV; via the coding sequence ATGAACGTCACTCGGCTCGGCGGGCCGACCCTGTCCCTGTTCCGCATCGTGATCGGTCTGCTGTTCGCGCTGCATGGTCTGACTTCGGTCTTCGGGTTGTTCGGCGGCAACCCCATGACCGGCCAGGCGGTACCGGTCGGCACCTGGCCCGGCTGGTGGGCCGCGCTGATCCAACTGGTCTGCGGCGCCCTGGTGCTGGTCGGGTTGTTCACCCGACCCGCCGCCCTCCTCGCGTCCGGCTCGATGGCGTACGCCTACTTCGTCGTGCACCAGCCGGACCATCTGCTGCCGCTGCAGAACGGGGGCGAACTGTCGGCCCTCTTCTGCTGGTCGTTCCTGCTGGTCGCCGCGCTCGGCGCCGGCCCGTGGGCACTCGACTCACTGCTCTTCCGACGCCGCACCGACGCTCCGCCGTCCTCGGTGGCCGAACCCAGCCCGGTGTCCGTCTGA
- a CDS encoding DMT family transporter translates to MRSRAVAYPLIAVLGWGVMFPVLASALNRVDPLNLTTARYLLAAVVLVAILLLREGADALRPGTRLVEVVVLGVVGFAGFNLLTNLALEHAAPQQVSLFVATTPVITQLVRWARDGVRPRPLLLSLSLVALLGVGLVITRGSLAGLGQFGLGGLMMIGAVLGWGIYTHGATRFGEWSPLRFTTLTALAGTAAMLVLSIGADAVGWQHAPGVADLVAVTPQLAYAVLVGAVVAVLAWNTGVQRLGAANAALFMNLVPVTTFVVQIVRGYRPVGIELAGAALTIAALVAANVVTRARTAPAYQATAVADPVAVVDPVAVVSR, encoded by the coding sequence ATGCGATCCCGCGCCGTCGCATACCCGCTGATCGCCGTCCTCGGCTGGGGGGTGATGTTCCCGGTCCTGGCCAGCGCGTTGAACCGGGTCGACCCGCTCAACCTGACCACCGCCCGTTACCTCCTCGCCGCCGTCGTACTGGTCGCCATCCTGCTGCTCCGCGAGGGTGCCGACGCGCTGCGGCCCGGCACCCGGCTGGTCGAGGTGGTGGTGCTCGGAGTGGTCGGCTTCGCCGGCTTCAACCTGCTCACCAACCTGGCGCTGGAGCACGCCGCCCCGCAACAGGTGTCGCTCTTCGTGGCCACCACCCCGGTGATCACCCAACTGGTCCGTTGGGCCCGGGACGGCGTACGCCCGAGGCCGCTCCTGCTGAGCCTCTCGCTGGTGGCGCTCCTCGGTGTCGGCCTGGTGATCACCCGCGGAAGCCTGGCCGGGCTCGGCCAGTTCGGTCTCGGCGGGCTGATGATGATCGGCGCGGTGCTCGGTTGGGGCATCTACACCCACGGCGCCACCCGCTTCGGCGAGTGGTCGCCACTGCGCTTCACCACCCTGACCGCGCTCGCCGGCACGGCCGCCATGCTCGTGCTGAGCATCGGCGCCGACGCCGTCGGCTGGCAGCACGCGCCCGGCGTCGCCGACCTCGTGGCGGTCACCCCGCAGTTGGCGTACGCGGTGCTGGTCGGCGCGGTGGTCGCGGTCCTGGCCTGGAACACCGGTGTGCAGCGACTCGGTGCGGCCAACGCGGCGCTGTTCATGAACCTGGTCCCGGTGACCACCTTCGTCGTGCAGATCGTCCGCGGCTACCGCCCGGTCGGGATCGAGCTGGCCGGGGCGGCGCTCACCATCGCTGCCCTGGTCGCCGCCAACGTGGTGACCCGCGCACGCACCGCCCCCGCCTACCAGGCGACCGCCGTCGCCGACCCGGTGGCGGTAGTCGACCCGGTCGCGGTGGTGAGTCGTTAG
- a CDS encoding ArsR/SmtB family transcription factor — protein MEPHEPELSAVPVTAVLAALADDVRLQIVRALAEGGEAACGSFDFGISKATRSHHLKVLREAGLTRTRAAGTSRLVRLRRDEVDKLYPGLLDAVLTSRPPA, from the coding sequence ATGGAGCCGCACGAGCCCGAACTGTCCGCCGTACCGGTCACCGCCGTGCTGGCCGCACTCGCCGACGACGTGCGGCTACAGATCGTCCGTGCGCTCGCCGAGGGCGGCGAGGCCGCCTGCGGAAGCTTCGACTTCGGCATCTCCAAGGCGACCCGCAGCCACCACCTGAAGGTGCTGCGCGAGGCGGGCCTGACCCGCACCCGCGCCGCCGGCACCAGCCGCCTGGTACGGCTCCGCCGCGACGAGGTGGACAAGCTCTACCCCGGTCTCCTGGACGCGGTCCTCACCTCCCGCCCGCCGGCCTGA
- a CDS encoding alpha/beta fold hydrolase: MTPPSPAAWFRRALPTRRRAIAAAAVVVLLAAAVTWAVWPQGAGVRTEGAMLTVRSGPAGDQPVDLDTTFYLPDDASSGRKVPAVLLAHGFGGTKDSVRSDAEEFAGRGYAVLTWTARGFGRSGGQIHLDNPDYEVRDAQRLLDWLAARPEVRTDAAGDPQVGVVGGSYGGGLALLLAAQDTRVDAIVPMITWNDLSRAFLPESTGGAPTEGVFKKGWAGLFFGGGGNVGSGPAGLSGATAAGPQGAPASAGPPSPGPGAGPGNGPGSVPTGAADPSCGRFAADVCAAYLRIATTGRADQAAVDLLRRSSPAGVLDRIKAPTLLVQGEADTLFPLGEADANARGIAATGTPVRVAWFTGGHDGGSGPRSDSDRVKFLTVQWLDHYVKGEGDAPGDDFTWSRIAGFDALDRGLVATAFRRADYPGLAGDERREIPVAGPVQPVANPPDGNPAAISSIPFAGGLASLLDGVAGDVPGQHARFESAPLTQAVDVAGAPTVTVRAASPTGEAVLFVKLYDVDPDGAATLPNGLVAPIRLTGLPQQVQDARPVTVTLPAIVRRVEAGHRLRLVVATSDQAYTTPAPPTVYTVAVDGAVTVPTISGAPIPTAATLWRWVLAGLLAAIAIGLVVVVAVVRRRHRRQDRSVHPEYADTPLAVRALRKEYADGFVAVSNVDFEVHPGQVVGLLGPNGAGKTTTLRVLMGLTQPTAGEIYVFGRRLVPGSPVLSRIGALVEGPGFLPHLSGLENLTAYWRATGRPWEDAQFDAALEIAGLGDSVHRKIKNYSHGMRQRLAIAQAMLGLPELLVLDEPTDGLDPPQIAEMRRVLQRYATDGRAVLVSSHLLAEVEQTCTHAVVVNKGRIVASGPVEEIVGESPSVLFDVSDRVAARAVLDRLHGVRVLPESDGQLVVDTNGTARSEVVAELVRAGIGVDRVVPRRRLEDAFLALVGENSRGSGDR; the protein is encoded by the coding sequence ATGACACCGCCGTCGCCGGCCGCGTGGTTCCGGCGTGCCCTGCCCACCCGCCGTCGCGCGATCGCCGCAGCGGCCGTCGTCGTGCTCCTGGCCGCCGCCGTGACCTGGGCCGTGTGGCCGCAGGGGGCGGGCGTACGCACCGAGGGCGCGATGCTCACCGTCCGCTCCGGACCTGCCGGCGACCAGCCGGTGGACCTGGACACGACCTTCTACCTGCCGGACGACGCGTCGTCGGGGCGGAAGGTGCCGGCGGTGCTGTTGGCGCACGGGTTCGGCGGCACGAAGGACTCGGTGCGTTCCGACGCGGAGGAGTTCGCCGGGCGCGGCTACGCGGTGCTCACCTGGACCGCACGGGGCTTCGGCCGCAGCGGTGGTCAGATCCACCTCGACAACCCGGACTACGAGGTGCGCGACGCCCAGCGGCTGCTGGACTGGTTGGCAGCCCGGCCGGAGGTGCGCACCGACGCCGCCGGAGACCCGCAGGTGGGCGTGGTCGGTGGCTCGTACGGTGGTGGGTTGGCCCTGCTGCTGGCCGCCCAGGACACCCGGGTCGACGCGATCGTCCCGATGATCACCTGGAACGACCTGTCCCGGGCGTTCCTGCCGGAGAGCACCGGCGGGGCACCGACCGAGGGAGTGTTCAAGAAGGGCTGGGCGGGCCTCTTCTTCGGTGGTGGGGGCAACGTGGGCTCCGGGCCGGCCGGGCTCTCCGGCGCGACCGCCGCCGGACCGCAGGGCGCGCCGGCGTCGGCCGGTCCGCCCAGCCCCGGGCCGGGCGCGGGCCCGGGTAACGGTCCCGGTAGCGTCCCGACCGGTGCCGCCGACCCGTCCTGTGGTCGCTTCGCCGCCGACGTGTGCGCCGCGTACCTGCGGATCGCCACCACCGGTCGCGCCGACCAGGCCGCCGTGGACCTGCTGCGTCGGTCCAGCCCGGCGGGCGTCCTGGACCGGATCAAGGCGCCCACCCTGCTGGTGCAGGGCGAGGCGGACACGCTCTTCCCCCTCGGCGAGGCCGACGCGAACGCGCGCGGTATCGCCGCCACCGGCACCCCGGTGCGCGTCGCCTGGTTCACCGGCGGACACGACGGCGGCAGTGGGCCCCGCTCGGACTCCGACCGGGTGAAGTTCCTGACCGTCCAGTGGCTCGACCACTACGTCAAGGGCGAGGGCGACGCACCCGGCGACGACTTCACCTGGTCCCGGATCGCCGGGTTCGACGCGCTCGACCGGGGCCTCGTCGCCACCGCCTTCCGCCGCGCCGACTACCCCGGCCTGGCCGGTGACGAACGCCGGGAGATCCCGGTCGCCGGTCCGGTCCAACCGGTCGCGAACCCGCCCGACGGCAACCCGGCCGCCATCTCCTCGATCCCGTTCGCCGGTGGTCTCGCCTCGCTGCTGGACGGCGTAGCAGGTGACGTGCCCGGCCAGCACGCCCGGTTCGAGTCGGCACCGCTGACCCAGGCGGTGGACGTCGCCGGGGCGCCCACGGTCACCGTGCGGGCCGCGTCGCCGACCGGCGAGGCGGTGCTCTTCGTCAAGCTCTACGACGTCGACCCGGACGGCGCGGCCACCCTGCCGAACGGGCTGGTCGCCCCGATCCGGCTCACCGGGCTGCCGCAGCAGGTGCAGGACGCCCGCCCGGTCACCGTGACGCTGCCCGCGATCGTCCGGCGGGTGGAGGCCGGCCACCGGCTGCGCCTCGTGGTGGCCACCTCCGACCAGGCGTACACCACGCCCGCGCCACCCACCGTCTACACGGTGGCGGTGGACGGCGCCGTCACCGTGCCCACGATCAGCGGCGCACCGATCCCCACCGCCGCGACGCTCTGGCGCTGGGTGCTCGCCGGCCTGCTCGCCGCCATCGCCATCGGGCTCGTCGTGGTCGTCGCCGTGGTCCGCCGCCGACACCGTCGCCAGGACCGCTCGGTGCATCCGGAGTACGCGGACACGCCGCTGGCCGTGCGCGCACTCCGCAAGGAGTACGCGGACGGCTTCGTCGCCGTGTCGAACGTGGACTTCGAGGTGCACCCGGGGCAGGTGGTGGGTCTGCTCGGACCCAACGGCGCCGGTAAGACGACCACCCTGCGGGTGTTGATGGGGCTGACCCAGCCGACCGCCGGGGAGATCTACGTCTTCGGCCGCCGACTGGTGCCCGGCTCCCCGGTGCTGTCGAGGATCGGCGCGCTCGTGGAGGGGCCCGGGTTCCTGCCGCACCTGTCGGGTCTGGAGAACCTGACGGCGTACTGGCGAGCCACCGGGCGGCCGTGGGAGGACGCGCAGTTCGACGCGGCGTTGGAGATCGCCGGTCTGGGCGACTCGGTGCACCGGAAGATCAAGAACTACAGCCACGGCATGCGTCAGCGCCTGGCCATCGCCCAGGCCATGCTCGGCCTCCCCGAGCTGCTGGTGCTGGACGAACCCACCGACGGGCTCGACCCGCCGCAGATCGCCGAGATGCGCCGGGTCCTCCAGCGCTACGCCACGGACGGGCGGGCGGTGCTGGTCTCCAGCCACCTGCTGGCCGAGGTCGAGCAGACCTGCACGCACGCGGTGGTGGTGAACAAGGGCCGGATCGTGGCGTCCGGGCCGGTGGAGGAGATCGTGGGCGAGTCGCCGAGCGTGCTGTTCGACGTCAGCGACCGGGTCGCGGCGCGGGCGGTGCTGGACCGGCTGCACGGTGTCCGGGTGCTGCCGGAGAGCGACGGTCAGTTGGTGGTCGACACCAACGGCACGGCCCGCAGCGAGGTGGTGGCCGAGCTGGTGCGCGCCGGCATCGGGGTGGACCGGGTGGTGCCCCGGCGCCGCCTGGAGGACGCGTTCCTCGCCCTGGTGGGCGAGAACTCTCGGGGAAGCGGTGACCGGTGA